In Myxococcota bacterium, a single window of DNA contains:
- a CDS encoding alkaline phosphatase, with protein MRLTPICVASILACAALGARAADPAQNPWFQQGREALKKAAAGLQPAHARNAILFVGDGMGIATVTAARILEGQRRGQSGEENRLSFETLPYTAFSKTYEVDFQVGESAGTMTAMMTGAKTRGGVLGVDESVKRGDFAGAQAGSLPTLLERAEDRGLWTGVVTTTTITHATPGGCYAHTPERNWEDDSLESPGARAAGFPDIARQLVEFAHGDGIEVALGGGRAHFTPRARGAQLGRTDGRDLIAEWRKRFAGGAFAGTRDELLAVDAKHARYLLGLFTPEHMSFEGDRARVTPAAEPSLSEMTAKALDLLTQSPKGFFLMVEGGRIDHGHHAGNAQRALGETIEFAKAVSVALEKTKSSDTLIVVTADHSHTLSISGYPKRGNPILGLVVGSNGEGAPSDEPAKDLAGRPYTTLNYANGPGYTGRSDVQPEGSKKFPHRPTSAEGVKAGRPELTQQTVEDPGYLQEAVLPLPAETHGGEDVPIYAGGPGAAVFHGAQEQNFIYHAIAAALGLATP; from the coding sequence GTGCGACTGACACCGATCTGTGTAGCTTCGATCCTGGCCTGCGCGGCGCTCGGCGCGCGCGCCGCCGACCCGGCGCAGAACCCATGGTTCCAGCAGGGCCGCGAGGCGCTGAAGAAGGCCGCGGCGGGGCTCCAGCCCGCGCACGCCCGGAACGCGATCCTGTTCGTCGGCGACGGCATGGGCATCGCCACCGTCACCGCCGCGCGCATCCTGGAGGGGCAGCGCCGGGGCCAGAGCGGCGAGGAGAACCGGCTCTCGTTCGAGACACTGCCCTACACGGCGTTCTCGAAGACCTACGAGGTCGACTTCCAGGTCGGCGAGTCTGCGGGCACCATGACCGCCATGATGACCGGCGCGAAGACGCGGGGCGGCGTGCTGGGCGTCGATGAGAGCGTGAAGCGCGGTGACTTCGCAGGCGCGCAGGCCGGCTCGCTGCCCACTCTGCTCGAGCGGGCCGAGGACCGCGGCTTGTGGACCGGCGTGGTCACCACCACCACGATCACGCACGCGACCCCGGGCGGCTGCTACGCGCACACGCCCGAGCGGAACTGGGAGGACGACTCGCTCGAGTCTCCGGGCGCACGCGCGGCGGGCTTCCCCGACATCGCGCGCCAGCTGGTCGAGTTCGCGCACGGCGACGGCATCGAGGTCGCCCTGGGCGGCGGCCGCGCCCACTTCACGCCGCGGGCGCGGGGCGCGCAGCTCGGCCGCACGGACGGCCGCGACCTGATCGCGGAGTGGCGCAAGCGCTTCGCGGGCGGCGCGTTCGCGGGCACGCGCGACGAGCTGCTCGCGGTCGACGCGAAGCACGCGCGCTACCTGCTGGGTCTGTTCACGCCCGAGCACATGAGCTTCGAGGGCGACCGCGCACGGGTGACTCCCGCGGCCGAGCCCTCGCTCTCCGAAATGACCGCCAAGGCGCTCGACCTGCTCACGCAGAGCCCCAAGGGCTTCTTCCTCATGGTCGAGGGCGGGCGCATCGACCACGGCCACCACGCGGGCAACGCGCAGCGCGCGCTCGGCGAGACGATCGAGTTCGCCAAGGCCGTGTCGGTCGCGCTCGAGAAGACCAAGAGCAGCGACACGCTGATCGTGGTCACTGCCGACCACAGTCACACGCTGAGCATCTCGGGCTACCCCAAGCGCGGCAACCCGATCCTGGGCCTGGTGGTGGGATCGAACGGCGAGGGCGCGCCGAGCGACGAGCCGGCCAAGGACCTGGCCGGGCGCCCGTACACCACGCTGAACTACGCCAACGGCCCGGGCTACACGGGGAGGTCCGACGTGCAGCCCGAGGGCTCGAAGAAGTTCCCGCACCGGCCCACGAGCGCCGAGGGCGTGAAGGCCGGCCGCCCCGAGCTCACGCAGCAGACGGTCGAGGACCCGGGGTATCTGCAGGAGGCGGTGCTGCCGCTGCCCGCCGAGACGCACGGCGGCGAGGACGTGCCCATCTACGCCGGCGGCCCGGGCGCGGCGGTCTTCCACGGTGCGCAGGAGCAGAACTTCATCTACCACGCGATCGCCGCGGCGCTCGGTCTCGCGACACCGTAG
- a CDS encoding FAD-dependent oxidoreductase — translation MSDCDVAVIGGGVIGVATARALAERGARVVLLERGELCSGASYGNAGWVSPSHGTPLPAPGVVGQALRWLFDPESPFYVKPRASLELARWLIGFLRASSAARAAETMRLNRELIVSSLHEYEKLGAELGDDFGFAQRGLVVACESDPGLAKARHELESLERLGGTGRVLSAEELRAALPAASRSLRGGVRFPEDAHLDPERLVRAFARRATALGAQIETGQEVLAFERAGRRITRVVATKGDFRADQVVLAAGAWSPVLAAGLGLRLPVQAAKGYSVTVQAGPEPVAEPVLLFEAKVAVTPLGERLRFAGTLELAGLDLAVNARRVGAILRAAERFLPGLAGGARLETWRGLRPLCPDDLPILGRPRALENLVIATGHGMSGISQAPTTARLVAELCLGGAPGLPLAPFSPDRFA, via the coding sequence GTGAGCGACTGCGACGTCGCGGTGATCGGCGGAGGGGTGATCGGCGTCGCCACGGCGCGCGCGCTGGCCGAGCGCGGCGCGCGCGTGGTGTTGCTCGAGCGCGGCGAGCTGTGCTCGGGCGCCTCGTACGGCAACGCCGGCTGGGTCTCGCCGAGTCACGGCACGCCGCTGCCCGCGCCGGGCGTGGTGGGCCAGGCGCTGCGCTGGCTGTTCGACCCCGAGAGCCCCTTCTACGTGAAGCCGCGCGCTTCGCTCGAGCTCGCGCGCTGGCTGATCGGCTTCCTGCGCGCCTCGAGCGCCGCACGCGCGGCCGAGACCATGCGGCTCAACCGCGAGCTGATCGTCTCGAGCCTGCACGAGTACGAGAAGCTGGGCGCCGAGCTGGGCGACGACTTCGGCTTCGCGCAGCGCGGGCTCGTGGTCGCCTGCGAGTCCGACCCGGGGCTGGCCAAGGCGAGACACGAGCTCGAGTCGCTCGAGCGCCTGGGCGGCACGGGACGCGTGCTCTCGGCCGAGGAGCTGCGCGCGGCGCTGCCGGCGGCCTCGCGGTCGCTGCGCGGCGGCGTGCGTTTCCCCGAAGACGCGCACCTCGACCCCGAGCGCCTGGTCCGGGCGTTCGCGCGCCGCGCGACCGCCCTGGGCGCGCAGATCGAGACCGGCCAGGAGGTGCTGGCCTTCGAGCGCGCGGGCCGGCGCATCACGCGCGTGGTCGCCACGAAGGGTGACTTCCGCGCCGACCAGGTCGTGCTCGCCGCGGGCGCGTGGTCGCCGGTGCTGGCCGCCGGGCTCGGCCTGCGGCTGCCCGTGCAGGCGGCCAAGGGCTACAGCGTGACCGTGCAGGCCGGGCCCGAGCCCGTCGCGGAGCCCGTGCTCTTGTTCGAGGCCAAGGTGGCAGTGACTCCGCTGGGCGAGCGGCTGCGCTTCGCGGGCACGCTCGAGCTGGCCGGGCTCGACCTCGCGGTGAACGCGCGCCGAGTCGGGGCGATCCTGCGCGCGGCCGAGCGCTTCCTGCCCGGGCTGGCAGGCGGCGCCCGGCTCGAGACCTGGCGCGGGCTGCGGCCCCTGTGTCCCGACGACCTGCCGATCCTCGGCCGGCCGCGCGCGCTCGAGAACCTGGTGATCGCGACCGGTCACGGCATGAGCGGCATCTCGCAGGCGCCGACGACCGCGCGCCTGGTGGCCGAGCTGTGTCTGGGCGGCGCGCCCGGCCTGCCGCTCGCCCCGTTCTCGCCGGACCGCTTCGCATGA
- a CDS encoding DUF488 domain-containing protein: protein MSEIFTAGHSNRSAEELLALLAESGVTHVADVRRYPASRRYPQHSRERLSASLAGAGIGYAFFGDALGGRREATTPRAASRNGAWSDPALRAFADALDTPELEAGLGRLAELARAQPTAFLCAERDWRSCHRQLIADVLVARGWRVTHLVRPGERESHRLHAAARLEGGRISYPSLL from the coding sequence ATGAGCGAGATCTTCACTGCGGGTCACTCGAACCGCAGTGCGGAAGAGCTGCTGGCGCTGCTCGCCGAATCCGGAGTGACTCACGTGGCCGACGTGCGCCGCTACCCCGCCTCGCGCCGCTACCCGCAGCACTCGCGCGAGCGACTCAGCGCCTCGCTCGCCGGCGCGGGCATCGGGTACGCGTTCTTCGGCGACGCGCTGGGCGGCAGGCGCGAGGCCACGACGCCGCGCGCCGCCTCGCGCAACGGCGCCTGGTCCGACCCGGCGCTGCGCGCCTTCGCCGATGCGCTCGACACGCCGGAGCTCGAGGCCGGGCTGGGGCGTCTCGCCGAGCTGGCGCGCGCGCAGCCCACGGCGTTCCTGTGCGCCGAGCGCGACTGGCGCAGCTGCCACCGGCAGCTGATCGCGGATGTGCTGGTCGCGCGGGGCTGGCGCGTCACGCACCTGGTGCGTCCGGGCGAGCGCGAGTCGCACCGGCTGCATGCGGCCGCGCGGCTCGAGGGCGGCCGCATCTCGTACCCGTCGCTGCTCTAG
- a CDS encoding EVE domain-containing protein, protein MAKGHWLLKSEPEVYPFSQLVADGKTTWDGVRNPQARNFLAAMAPGDLVFFYHSHDAEVVGIASVTRAAFPDPTADDARWLAVELAAVRPLESPVSLDAIKSDSALAELRLVSQSRLSVMPVEPAQWERIIALSKSGRRPAASRRRAK, encoded by the coding sequence ATGGCCAAGGGTCACTGGCTCCTGAAGTCGGAGCCGGAGGTCTACCCGTTCTCGCAGCTCGTGGCCGACGGGAAGACGACCTGGGACGGCGTGCGCAACCCGCAGGCGCGAAACTTCCTGGCCGCGATGGCGCCCGGCGACCTGGTGTTCTTCTACCACTCGCACGACGCCGAGGTCGTGGGCATCGCCAGCGTGACTCGCGCGGCGTTCCCCGACCCGACCGCCGACGACGCGCGCTGGCTCGCGGTGGAGCTGGCCGCGGTGAGGCCGCTCGAGTCACCCGTGTCGCTCGACGCGATCAAGTCCGACTCGGCGCTGGCCGAGCTGCGCCTGGTGAGTCAGTCACGCCTGTCCGTGATGCCTGTCGAGCCCGCGCAATGGGAGCGAATCATCGCGCTGTCGAAGTCGGGCCGGCGACCGGCAGCGAGCCGCAGGCGAGCGAAGTAG
- a CDS encoding zinc-binding dehydrogenase — MRAMVKAYSISATDITAEKERVGGDVSKIDFANILKLDRLELRAMGPRDVHLRILAVSGEHNVDHAILADTDGIAARRGGKIYPGNSALGEVLSVGAEVKRFKAGDIALTHCNGDPDVYGFPQRIWAYDQPDSIGWYGEEAVVGDWQLVPAPLDCGLSLWEMAALPLRAPTAYHLWRRALGIFRVKVSDERLRRLNVLSFGGGVGELFLMLAKAEGHHAFFCSGSPERRAALEKQGIVGIDQKAFNRFATRDDVRAFSAECRKLTGGVNMHLVCDMLRGACFEAGLTVSARCGVNVSAGWQLSQQVSYNSTLMSVKQVTIDHTHYETIEGCAAATELYGVVFKPTLHKEVYAFEDMPRAMHEMYLGTQTGIPIIRVAKQLPERVRKIS; from the coding sequence ATGCGCGCCATGGTGAAGGCCTATTCCATCAGTGCGACCGACATCACCGCCGAGAAAGAACGCGTCGGCGGCGACGTCTCGAAGATCGATTTCGCGAACATTTTGAAGCTCGACCGGCTCGAGCTGCGGGCCATGGGGCCGCGCGACGTGCACCTGCGCATCCTCGCGGTGTCGGGCGAGCACAACGTGGATCACGCGATCCTGGCAGACACTGACGGCATCGCAGCGCGCCGCGGCGGCAAGATCTATCCCGGCAACTCCGCGCTGGGCGAGGTGCTTTCGGTGGGCGCCGAGGTGAAGCGCTTCAAGGCGGGCGACATCGCGCTCACACACTGCAACGGCGACCCCGACGTCTACGGCTTCCCGCAGCGCATCTGGGCCTACGACCAGCCGGACTCGATCGGCTGGTACGGCGAAGAGGCCGTGGTCGGTGACTGGCAGCTCGTGCCGGCGCCGCTCGACTGCGGCCTGTCGCTGTGGGAGATGGCCGCGCTGCCGCTGCGCGCCCCCACCGCCTATCACCTGTGGCGCCGCGCGCTCGGCATCTTCCGCGTCAAGGTGTCCGACGAGCGCCTGCGGCGGCTGAACGTGTTGTCGTTCGGCGGCGGCGTGGGCGAGCTGTTTCTCATGCTCGCCAAGGCCGAGGGTCACCACGCCTTCTTCTGCTCCGGCTCGCCCGAGCGCCGCGCCGCGCTGGAGAAACAGGGCATCGTCGGCATCGACCAGAAGGCGTTCAACCGCTTCGCGACGCGCGACGACGTGCGCGCCTTCTCGGCCGAGTGCCGCAAGCTCACCGGCGGCGTGAACATGCACCTGGTGTGCGACATGCTGCGCGGCGCGTGCTTCGAGGCCGGGCTCACCGTGTCGGCGCGCTGCGGCGTGAACGTGTCGGCCGGCTGGCAGCTCTCGCAGCAGGTCTCGTACAACTCGACGCTCATGTCGGTGAAGCAAGTCACGATCGACCACACCCACTACGAGACGATCGAGGGCTGCGCCGCCGCGACCGAGCTGTACGGCGTGGTGTTCAAGCCCACGCTACACAAGGAAGTGTACGCGTTCGAGGACATGCCGCGCGCCATGCACGAAATGTATCTCGGCACGCAGACCGGCATCCCGATCATCCGCGTGGCCAAGCAGCTGCCCGAGCGGGTGCGAAAGATCTCCTGA
- a CDS encoding GntR family transcriptional regulator, translated as MSDETKVRRLLPSEVAAQIQAKILDGSFAPGDRLPPERELASRMHVNRSSVREALKKLEELRLVDIQQGSGTRVRAKEQASFELVWTMVFPAGPENADWIRELLELREVLLPGVLKLALARGTDSEIEHAVAEIKRVADPSLGAEDFVDGLRELQGVIAKLSHNRVMLLLANSMMRFLAQRELVHDMLQLVQDRRALLPLLQRFAIAVAARDADTAHRAAREILRRVTQLVLAAAENGPGARPPLSEDS; from the coding sequence GTGAGCGACGAGACGAAGGTCCGTCGACTTCTTCCGAGCGAAGTCGCAGCGCAGATCCAGGCCAAGATTCTCGACGGGTCATTCGCCCCTGGCGACCGGCTACCGCCCGAGCGCGAGCTGGCGTCGCGCATGCACGTGAACCGCAGCTCGGTGCGCGAGGCGCTGAAGAAGCTCGAGGAGCTGCGCCTGGTCGACATACAGCAGGGCTCCGGCACGCGCGTGCGCGCCAAGGAGCAGGCCAGCTTCGAGCTGGTCTGGACCATGGTGTTCCCCGCCGGCCCCGAGAACGCGGACTGGATCCGCGAGCTGCTCGAGCTGCGCGAGGTGCTCCTGCCCGGCGTGCTGAAGCTGGCGCTGGCGCGCGGCACTGACTCGGAGATCGAGCACGCCGTCGCCGAGATCAAGCGCGTGGCCGATCCGAGCCTCGGCGCCGAAGACTTCGTGGATGGCCTGCGCGAGCTGCAGGGCGTGATCGCCAAGCTGAGTCACAACCGGGTGATGCTCTTGCTCGCGAACTCGATGATGCGCTTCCTCGCCCAGCGGGAGCTCGTGCACGACATGCTCCAGCTGGTGCAGGACCGCCGCGCCCTGCTGCCCTTGCTGCAGCGTTTCGCCATCGCCGTCGCGGCGCGCGACGCCGATACGGCGCACCGCGCCGCGCGTGAGATCCTGCGCCGCGTGACCCAGCTGGTGCTGGCGGCCGCCGAAAACGGCCCCGGCGCGCGGCCCCCGCTGTCCGAGGATAGTTGA
- a CDS encoding methyltransferase domain-containing protein, whose protein sequence is MKARTRRRPGAAKSSIEFFKGFLKNPREVGSVIPSSRFLTRRTLECGDVRDARVIVELGPGTGVLTRHALEHMRPDAKLVAIEISRDFCQVLRAEFPDPRLHVHHGSATEIQDALAKIGETHADLVMSGIPFSTLERGVGLATLRAAKAVLAPGGRFVAYQFRSKVRDFGEPVFGTRAETHSGFWNVPPMRIYVWRQAESPA, encoded by the coding sequence ATGAAAGCCCGCACCAGGCGCCGCCCCGGGGCCGCGAAGAGCTCGATCGAGTTCTTCAAAGGGTTTCTCAAGAATCCGCGCGAGGTTGGCTCGGTGATTCCCAGCTCGCGCTTTCTCACGCGCCGCACGCTCGAGTGCGGCGACGTGCGCGACGCGCGCGTGATCGTCGAGCTCGGCCCCGGCACGGGCGTGCTGACTCGCCACGCGCTCGAGCACATGCGCCCCGACGCGAAGCTGGTGGCGATCGAGATCTCGAGAGACTTCTGCCAGGTGCTGCGCGCCGAGTTTCCCGACCCGCGCCTGCACGTGCACCACGGCAGCGCGACCGAGATCCAGGACGCGCTGGCGAAGATCGGCGAGACGCACGCCGACCTCGTGATGTCCGGCATTCCCTTCTCCACGCTCGAGCGCGGCGTCGGGCTCGCGACGCTGCGCGCCGCCAAAGCCGTGCTCGCGCCGGGCGGCCGCTTCGTCGCGTATCAGTTCCGCAGCAAGGTGCGCGACTTCGGCGAGCCCGTGTTCGGCACGCGCGCCGAGACGCACAGCGGCTTCTGGAACGTGCCTCCCATGAGAATCTACGTGTGGAGGCAAGCCGAGTCACCGGCGTGA
- a CDS encoding dienelactone hydrolase family protein: MRVEFPGGPDTLAGELALPERSAPVSGVVILHDVWGLGDLYRGIAKRLAAAGYAALALDLYARGERPGSPADMPGVMRFMHALPDRRVLADVQAALDWLRARPEVAGRPVGLTGFCMGGKYTFLAASHCRGLAAAVAWYGMLRAPSLDRENPEHALDALERVRCPVLGLFGAEDALIPLADVDELRARAATGRLPLEVVVYPGAGHAFANEMRPETYRKPAADDGWRRALDFFAKHLAPR; encoded by the coding sequence GTGAGGGTCGAGTTTCCGGGCGGCCCCGACACGCTCGCCGGCGAGCTCGCGCTGCCCGAGCGCTCCGCGCCCGTCTCCGGCGTCGTGATCCTGCACGACGTCTGGGGCCTGGGCGACCTGTACCGCGGGATCGCGAAGCGCCTGGCCGCGGCCGGCTACGCGGCGCTCGCGCTCGACTTGTACGCGCGCGGCGAGCGGCCCGGCAGCCCGGCCGACATGCCGGGAGTCATGCGCTTCATGCACGCGCTGCCCGACCGGCGCGTGCTCGCCGACGTACAGGCCGCGCTGGACTGGCTGCGGGCGCGGCCCGAGGTCGCCGGCCGGCCCGTCGGCCTCACCGGCTTCTGCATGGGCGGCAAGTACACGTTCCTCGCCGCGAGTCACTGCCGCGGCCTCGCCGCCGCGGTCGCGTGGTACGGCATGCTGCGCGCGCCGTCGCTCGACCGCGAGAACCCCGAGCACGCGCTCGACGCGCTCGAACGCGTGCGCTGCCCGGTGCTCGGGCTGTTCGGCGCGGAGGACGCGCTGATCCCGCTGGCCGACGTCGACGAGCTGCGCGCGCGCGCCGCGACCGGCCGCCTGCCGCTCGAGGTCGTGGTGTATCCGGGTGCGGGCCACGCATTCGCCAATGAGATGCGGCCCGAGACCTACCGCAAGCCCGCCGCCGACGACGGCTGGCGCCGCGCGCTCGACTTCTTCGCGAAGCACCTCGCCCCGCGCTGA